Within Legionella birminghamensis, the genomic segment AACAATTACGGCATTTTTAACCTGCTGGGCTTTCATCAGGCCTAAAATTTCAGTTCGGAAATCCTCACGGCGATCTGACCACCGCAAGCCTCCTCGGGCAACCTTGCCGCCACGAAGATGCACGCCTTCAAATCGGGGGGAGTAAACAAAAATTTCAAATAAAGGATGCGGCTTGGGTAAGTTGGGTATTAATTTACTATTCAATTTTATAGAAAGATAAGGCGCACTCCTACCCTGTTCATCCACCTGATAATAATTAGTTCTCAGCGTGGCGGCCATTGTGTGAACGTATTGTCTGATAATTTTATCTTCATCAAGATTGGCGACATTATCCAATGCAGCAAACACTTCCTCTACCTTCTCGCCAAACTGAATTTCCCGTTTGGGATTAGCCTGCGGATTAAAGCGCATTTCAAAAAGCTCAACCAGCTTTTTAGCAATCATGGGATTGTTATTCAGCGCAGACTCAATATACTCCTGGCTGAATGTAAGCCCTATTTGTTTGAAATAGCGCGCATAAGTGCGTAAGACAGCGACCTGTTCCCAGTTCAGACCCGCCGCGAGCACCAGCTGATTGAAACCGTCATTCTCTGCTTCACCGAACCATACGCTGGCAAAGGCATTCTGGAACAAATCCTTGATTTCATCGATATCAAAGCAATCGCCCCCGGTGTATTGCAAGGAGAAATCATTAATCCAGGTGGTTTTGCCATCTTCGAATTTTAATGTATAAGGTCTCTCACTGATAGCACGCATTCCCAGACGCTCAATGATAGGTAGTACGTCTGACAATGGAATGGTGTTATCGTGTTGATAAATTTTAAGCCGGAAACTATTTGCGACTTCATCCATAGGACGATAAAAATTCATTACCAGCGGATTATCTTTGGATAAGGCCTCTATATGCTTGATATCATAGACAGCCGTTCGAGGCGTAAAATTATCGCGGTAAGCGCCAGGGAATGCTGATTTATAACGCGCATTAAGCCGGTTCGACATTTCTTCACCAAACGCTTCTGACAGGAAATGCTGCAAATCATCTGTCCAGGAACGGCCAATCTCGATAAGCTTTTGCTCGATTTCTTTGAAATCCCATTCCGTATTATCCTGGGGATTGGTTTTGATAATGAAATGGATCCGGGCAAGTACTGATTCAGAGAACCAGGTTGAGAAGCTAATCTCCTGTGCGTTAAAACTTTCTGCCAGTACTTTCTGCATCGCCTGACGCAATTCAGTATTAAACCGCTCTTTGGGTACATACACCAGACAGGATACAAAACGGCGATACACGTCTGTCCGCGCAAACATGCGGATACGGCGGCGCTCCTGCATATAGAAAATACCCATTGCAATTTCAAGCAATTCGTCTTCGGACGCTTGAATCAAATCATCTCTTGGCAAGGTTTCGAGAATATTAAGCAGCACTTTTCCGGCATGGCTTCGGGGATTCAGGTTGGAGTTCTTCATCACCGTAGCTACTTTATGCCTTAGAAAAGGAATATGCTTGGGATTGGTATTATATGCCGCTGAAGTATAGAGTCCGATAATACGTCTTTCGCCAATGACCTGTCCTTGCTTGTTGAAGCGTTTCACGCCGATATAATCGGTATAGGCGCCTCGATGAACAGTCGCCTCTGTATTGGTTTTAAACATAACCAGTGCACGATTGGACAATGTCAGTTCACGCGCTTCAGGCGTCATCGCCGAAATGCTGCGAACATTCGACTTGCTCATACTCGCACGCAAAACCCCCAGACCGGTTTGTGCAATCGGCTGCAGGATTGTTTCCTGGCCTTTATGCACCAGATCGTAATCGCGGATCCCCAGGAACGTAAAATGATGATCCTCTATCCAGCTTAAAAATTCTTTTGCTTCTTCCACCTCAGCCTGATCAATAACACTTGCAGCCTCACTGAGTTCATCAATTGCTTCACGCACTCTTTGCCGCATCATGGGCCAATCTTCTACAATAGCACGGTTATCTTCCAGGACACGCTCAAAATTCCGGTGTAATTCCTCAAGCACTTCCGGATCAGTCTGGCGATCAATCTCGATAAAAATAGGGGCCTCTACATACAAAGATTGCCCTTTTTCGCTGCTGCCTCGGGGTAATACCTCAGAGACCTGATGCTCCTTGTTTCTTCGAACCGTAAAGCCGCCCATATGAATAACCAGGTGCGATACCAGCCCAAGACGGTTAATGACCATGCGTAATGTATCAACCAGAAAAGGCATATCATCGGTAATGACTTCAACTACAGTATGCGTAGTCTGCCACCCATGCCTTTCATAATCGGGATTATAAATACGGATTTTGGTTTCATTGGTTGAGCGTTGCTGAATGAGTGCCCAAAAATTGATGGCTGCGCCATACAGATCATCAATATCCCACTCACCCAGATCTTCAAGCGCTACGGTACCATAAAATTGGCGAACAAATTCCGCACAAAAAAGCCCCTGCTCACCAGTCATTTTCTGACGCAATTTATCTACAACTTCCTGGATAATCAGATCCTTGCCCGCTTCGAACTTATAAGACATGCATTTACCTCATCAGGATGGGAATAAATTTTTGTGACGAATTATATACTGTACCCTATTAAATATGCGAGAAATTAAAGCACAGAAATATAAACAATCTGCAGATTTTCTCGAAAATTCCCATTCATTTCCGAAGCCTAACGAATATAAACCGGGGTTCCAACCTCTACCCAGTCAGTTAACTCGATGATCTGGCTATTATTCATACGAATGCAGCCATGAGACCCTGGCTGACGTAACCGGCTGCTATCAGGCGTTCCATGAATGTAGATATAGCGGTTAAGACTATCCACTTCCCCACCCTGATTCCTTCCGGGTTCCATGCCATCCAATTGCAAAATGCGGGTTAGAATCCAGTCCCGTTGAGGAAATTGACTGGCGAATTCCTCGGTATAAACCTCTCCTGTCCACTCTCTGGCTACAAATACTGCATTGGGTTGTGCTGTCAACCCCAATCTGCTATGAATACGGTGCCAGCCTCTGGGGGTACAGAAGCTCCCTTTTGCTTCACCCAAGCCGTTTTTCGCAGAGGAAACAGGATAAACAAATCGAATACAGTCGGATTCGTAGCAATACATCAATTGTTCCTGTGTATCAATGACTATGATTTGTCTGTTCATTTAATTGCAACGGTTTTTACATTTACAAATTCCAGGATCCCCTCACGGGAAAGCTCGCGGCCTATTCCTGAATTCTTTATACCTCCAAAGGGAACACGGGGGTCAGATGCAACAAATGCATTTACAAAACAGGAGCCAGCCTCTATTTCGTCGCGGGCGATTCTTTCACCACGCTCAAGATCACGAGTGAAAACCGCCGCTCCCAGCCCATATCGGGTATGATTGGCAAGCTCAATACCTTGTTTTTCATCTCTGGCATCAATCAGCGCAATAACTGGTCCGAATAATTCCTCGTCAAATGCCGGCATACCGGGTTTTACATCAACCAGTAAGGTTGGCGGGTAATAGAAGCCGGCCCCTTGCGGAATTTGTCCTCCGCAAATAAGTCCCGCAGCTTTGCTGATACTTTGCTCTACTTGCTGTTGAAGCGTTTTTCGTAAATCATTTCTGGCCATTGGACCAAGACGCGTCGTTTTTTTTGCCGGATCATCCATTTTATACTCAACTATTAATTGCTGGATCTTCTCTTGCAGCTTCTCTTTAATTGATTGAACAACAATAACGCGCTTTGCAGCAATACAAACCTGGCCGCAATTATTTAAACGCGAAGAAACAACAGCCTGGGCGGCAATATCCAGATCCGCATCCTCGAGTATTAAATAGGGATCGCTGCCCCCTAACTCGAGAACAGCCTTTTTCAGATGTGAAACAGCGGCTCCGCCGACTATACGGCCTGCTTTCTCACTTCCGGTGAAACTTAATCCAGCAATCTGCGGGTGTGCAATCACTTTCGCGGCCACCTCATTGTCAATGATTAAATTCTGAAATAAACCCAGGGGAAAACCTGCCTCAAGAAATAATTGTTCCATTAAATTGCCTGCGCCGATTGAAATTGGCGCATGTTTTAATATCACGGCATTCCCAGCCATGATGGCTGGAATTGCACAACGAAATACCTGCCAAAATGGAAAATTCCAGGGCATAATCGCTAGAATTACCCCCATTGGCTTGTAACAGACAAGCGTTTTTTTCATTTCCGTCTGGATACTGTGGTCAGCCAAATAGTGTTCTGCATGCAGGGCATAATGATCACAAAGCCAGGCGCATTTTTCAATTTCGGCCTGTGCCTGCGTCATTGGCTTACCCATCTCCATTGTAATCATTTGAGACAATGCTTCTGTTTTTTGCCTTAGGAGTTTAGCCAAGGCATTGACCAGAACAGATTTGTCGCTGAATGACTTTTTTCTCCAATGTGTGTAGGCGGCGAAGGCTGAATCTATTTTTTGTTCAGCTGCCTTAAAATCCAGTGCAGTATATTCATTAATTACTTTTTCATTTGCCGGATTAACGGTTTGAAATATCATATTTCATCTCCTGTGAGCGATCTTCCCCGACTTGACACCGATACCGAGAATTTATTTAAAGCTAAGTATAACACTCTCATGCACATTTCTGGATACTGGAAAAAGTATAATAATTAATTATTTGGATCTATTTTTATATAGGGTTGGCTTTAATTACACAATTAAATCACTTAGATAACTGTCATTCTTGCCTCTAATAATTGATTGTTGTTACTATTTTGTAATTTGTTACGTTTGGAATAATTCCAAGATCGTACTTGCATACAGGATTAAAAATGACAAAACAAAATCTGGGCTACCGTTTTTCTCAATATCTGGTCGCCTGGGCCGTCCATGCATTTACTGCCAGCGCTGCGTATGTGGGAATATTAACCCT encodes:
- a CDS encoding NAD-glutamate dehydrogenase, which encodes MSYKFEAGKDLIIQEVVDKLRQKMTGEQGLFCAEFVRQFYGTVALEDLGEWDIDDLYGAAINFWALIQQRSTNETKIRIYNPDYERHGWQTTHTVVEVITDDMPFLVDTLRMVINRLGLVSHLVIHMGGFTVRRNKEHQVSEVLPRGSSEKGQSLYVEAPIFIEIDRQTDPEVLEELHRNFERVLEDNRAIVEDWPMMRQRVREAIDELSEAASVIDQAEVEEAKEFLSWIEDHHFTFLGIRDYDLVHKGQETILQPIAQTGLGVLRASMSKSNVRSISAMTPEARELTLSNRALVMFKTNTEATVHRGAYTDYIGVKRFNKQGQVIGERRIIGLYTSAAYNTNPKHIPFLRHKVATVMKNSNLNPRSHAGKVLLNILETLPRDDLIQASEDELLEIAMGIFYMQERRRIRMFARTDVYRRFVSCLVYVPKERFNTELRQAMQKVLAESFNAQEISFSTWFSESVLARIHFIIKTNPQDNTEWDFKEIEQKLIEIGRSWTDDLQHFLSEAFGEEMSNRLNARYKSAFPGAYRDNFTPRTAVYDIKHIEALSKDNPLVMNFYRPMDEVANSFRLKIYQHDNTIPLSDVLPIIERLGMRAISERPYTLKFEDGKTTWINDFSLQYTGGDCFDIDEIKDLFQNAFASVWFGEAENDGFNQLVLAAGLNWEQVAVLRTYARYFKQIGLTFSQEYIESALNNNPMIAKKLVELFEMRFNPQANPKREIQFGEKVEEVFAALDNVANLDEDKIIRQYVHTMAATLRTNYYQVDEQGRSAPYLSIKLNSKLIPNLPKPHPLFEIFVYSPRFEGVHLRGGKVARGGLRWSDRREDFRTEILGLMKAQQVKNAVIVPSGAKGGFVPKRLPVNGSREEVLAEGIACYQDFIRGLLDITDNYKEGNIVKPEHVVCFDEDDPYLVVAADKGTATFSDIANAISLEYGFWLGDAFASGGSVGYDHKKIGITARGAWESVKRHFYEMNVDINTTDFTVVGIGDMAGDVFGNGMLLSHRIKLVAAFNHMHIFIDPNPDTEVSFKERQRLFNLPRSTWADYDKKLISKGGGVFNRNAKSIAVSKEMKQIFGIKQSDIEPNELIRLLLRAKVDLLWSAGIGTFVKATTETHLDVGDRSNDAIRINATQLRCKVVAEGGNLGLTQLARIEYSLAGGLIYTDFIDNSAGVSCSDKEVNIKILLNTIVAAGDLTFKQRNELLEEMTEEVATLVLKDNFTQTRSISFTAANSLRMVELHTRYINELERSGKIDRALEFLPDDKVFMERKLLGKGLGRPAIAVLQSYSKTILKEQILATNVPEDSYLKGILISYFPKPLQERFSKQMQEHPLKREIIATKLSNIIINEMGFHFVFRMQEETGAPVSAIVRAYMIARSTLDIDNIWQQIANLETLISVEKQTDLVMSCVRLLRRTTRWFLRNQRLRLNISKAVKAFAPGVAELKQAIPDIFGAHYKEAYTLQYNQKIEEGLSPQLAHNLTTVRAMFSAMDIVEVARLLDISVPKVAELYFGIGEFLDLDWIRSQIIAHPTDNNWEALSREALRDDLDWQQRQLTMGVVTLDNQQKDFMGCFNAWAESHSGLIERWKHILSDLRASSSLNYTMYFVAIRELLDLTQTTMQMTEKEAVV
- a CDS encoding L,D-transpeptidase, with protein sequence MNRQIIVIDTQEQLMYCYESDCIRFVYPVSSAKNGLGEAKGSFCTPRGWHRIHSRLGLTAQPNAVFVAREWTGEVYTEEFASQFPQRDWILTRILQLDGMEPGRNQGGEVDSLNRYIYIHGTPDSSRLRQPGSHGCIRMNNSQIIELTDWVEVGTPVYIR
- a CDS encoding NAD-dependent succinate-semialdehyde dehydrogenase, with amino-acid sequence MIFQTVNPANEKVINEYTALDFKAAEQKIDSAFAAYTHWRKKSFSDKSVLVNALAKLLRQKTEALSQMITMEMGKPMTQAQAEIEKCAWLCDHYALHAEHYLADHSIQTEMKKTLVCYKPMGVILAIMPWNFPFWQVFRCAIPAIMAGNAVILKHAPISIGAGNLMEQLFLEAGFPLGLFQNLIIDNEVAAKVIAHPQIAGLSFTGSEKAGRIVGGAAVSHLKKAVLELGGSDPYLILEDADLDIAAQAVVSSRLNNCGQVCIAAKRVIVVQSIKEKLQEKIQQLIVEYKMDDPAKKTTRLGPMARNDLRKTLQQQVEQSISKAAGLICGGQIPQGAGFYYPPTLLVDVKPGMPAFDEELFGPVIALIDARDEKQGIELANHTRYGLGAAVFTRDLERGERIARDEIEAGSCFVNAFVASDPRVPFGGIKNSGIGRELSREGILEFVNVKTVAIK